The DNA window GAAAATAAAAACGCCGCGGGATTTGATATGCCGAGTAATCATTTATTTTTAGTTTTAATACTTCATCGCGCAATTTATCGCTTATAGTTTCATCGGCATCAAGCACCAAAACCCAATCGCCAATGCAATGGCTTATGCCAAAATTTCTTTGATCGCCATAGCCACCCCACTGCCTTTGCAAAACCTTAGCCCCAAGCAGTTGCGCAATTTGAACTGTTGAATCTGTACCAAATGAGTCCACAACAAGCACTTCATCTGCCCATTTAGCACTTTCAATGCACTTTTTTATAACATCTTGCTCATTTTTAGTGATAATTAGCACAGAAATTTTCATTTGCTCTTATCCCCTAACCTTAAGTAAAATTTTATGATAACATTTTCAAACCACGATCTGTTTTTTTGAAAGTACTTTAACAATGATATTTTAAACATTTTGGCTTTGTCAAAATTGGAGGTAGTTGAACCCTTGCCACCCAAATGTACAACTCTTGAGGATGGTACATAAGTTATAAAAAAACCTTTTGCTTTTAACTGTCTAAAAAGATCTGTTTCTTCAAGATAAAAGAAGAACCTTTCATCTAAAAGCCCAGCTGTAAAAAGCGCATCTTTTCTTGCAAGGAAACATGCACCGCGCAAAGAACTAACACGATATATTTTCCCTGGCCTGTAAAACATCTCTTTAAAACTTACATACAGCTTAACAAACGGCTTTAATAGTTCTGTTAAAACGGTTGGCTCAGGGTAAACTGACTTTTGTATTGTGCCATTTGAGCGCACAAGCCGCGGCCCTGCGACAGCATTTTTTTGAGAAGCAAACAAGGCTTGCCGCAGTACACTTATAGAACCCTGCATTATCTGTGCGTCGGTATTTAAAAACAATATCAATTTATTTTTCGCGAAACGCACACCTTGGTTTGCGGCAAAAGCGAAACCCATATTCTCTGTGTTTTTTATTACATTTATAAATGGAAACTTTTCACACGCGCGCTCAATAGAACCATCGGTTGAGGCATTATCAACAATTACCCATTGTGAGTTTTCTGGTTTTGTTGCGTCATCATTTTCATTAAGGGCTTGCAGGCACTCAAAGAGTACGACTCCAGAGTTTTTTGCCACAATAACCACTGTTATTTTATTATTTTCCACTGTTTTCCCTGCCAAGCATTAGCCCGAAAAGCCAAAATAAGTCCATAGCCACTCCGGGGCCGCGCAAGTGCGCATCAAACATATCGCCAACAAGAACACCAGCAAAGGCAAACATCACACCTATGCTAAAAGCAACTTTAAAAGAATTATTTGAAAATTTAATCACCTTAATACACCCACTGAAAATTAGAAAAATAAGGCCTAAAAAAATTACAAAACCAACAAAACCCTCTTCGGCTAAAAGCGTTAAATAAAAAGAATGCAAATGAGAATGACGATATTTTCCATCAGCATTTAGCAAATCTTTTTTGCCAACCATATCAAAATATTTGGCACTTCTTTGCGGCACGCCAAGGCCAAAACCAAACACAGGGCGATCTTTTATTTCAAGCATTGCAATATGGTAAAGGTCTATTCTTTCGGTAACATTTGTATCGGAAAATGCGGCAGCCGATTTAACACGCGAACTAACAAGCCCAGAATAAAAATACACCAGGCAAAAAATAATCGCCACAACACAAAGCACACCAATACTGCGCCATATTTTACCGCTTTTTATACATAAAAAGAAAACAAATGCCGGCAATATTGCCGCAACAGCTAAATAATAACCTCTTGAACCGCTTAAAAACACAGCAAAAATTAAAAATATTCCAGCTATAACAAACAATACTCTTTTGAGTTTGCTAAACGTTGAACAAAAAAAACCAACAGAAAGTGCAATCAAAGAAAAACTTAAACATAAAGCCGCAAGACCTATATGATGCCGTAACCCTTTTAAAAGCCCTTCTTCAACAAAGTAAAATGAACCAAAGTTCTTCCAGAAAAGACCAAAATAAGCAAGCACGGATACGAAAACAATAGCAAAGAAAACACTAAAATAAATTAGTATGTATTTCTTTATAAGTTCTTCATTTATAACCGTAAAACCAAGAGCAAACGGCAACAACCAATGCATAAAATATGCCGCGCTTAAGTTAAAACCAAGCGCACTATCAGGTGAAAATATGCTTCTGATAAAACCATAAAGCACAAAAACAAGTACAGCAATAAAAACTTTATTTTTCAGAAGCTCACGCGCGTGACTAGGCCAACTTGTAAGCCCAATAAATACAGCACCATAACCCCACACTTGGCTTATAGGCATACCTATGGCAAATATTAAATTTGAAATTTTAGAAAATAATGTCCGCTTCGCACCTATGGCGCGAGCGAGACCTCGCCATAATGGCGGGAAGAATTTTTTTATTTGCATTTTAATTCCTTGTAAATATTGCCAAGTTGTTTTATCGCATTTTCCTTGTTAAAAGTTTTAGAAACAAAACCGGGTGCTGCTTTAGCCATATTATTATACAATGAATGGTCTGAAAGTAATAATTTTAGCTTTTCTGCAAGCTCAAAAACATTAAGAGGAGCAATTATAAAACCGGTATTTCCACCCCAGACAGTTTCAGGTATGCCGCCAATGCTTGTAGCAATCACCGGCTTGCCCATCGCTTGTGCCTCAAGTGTAACCCTGCCAAATGCCTCGCTATCCCAAGAGAGCAGGCAAAAAATATCCATTGCACAAATGTATTTTTCAACATTACTCTTAAATCCAGTGAAAATAACAATTTTGTCCAAACCAAGTTTACTTGTAAGTTCTTGCAGCTCCGTTCTTAAATCACCGTCGCCAACTATTAAGTACCTTATATTTGGAAAATCATTACGCAAAACAGCGGCCGCACGAATTAATATTTCTTGGCCTTTGCCCTTTGGCTTGTTTATAGCCCCAACTGTACCAATAACCTTACAAGCCGAAATATTAAGTTTTTCTTTAATATTTTCACAAGAGACATTCGGATTAAATTTACTTTCATCAACCCAGCCATAAACCACATCAAGCTTGCTGTTGCTAACATTGTGTTCACTACGCAACAATTGCGCAACGCTTTTTGAAACGGCTATAACCTTATCTGGGAAAGAATACAAAAACCGCCCAAGTATTTTATGACGGCCCTGCGTGTGCCTGTGAAATATAACTTTTATCCGCCCAAAAGAAAACCACTTAACAAATATACATGGCCAAAAAACTTTGCCCTGATGAGCATGTAATATATTTATTTTTAAAGCAAAAACTAAAAACACAAGTTTTGATATACCAAATATATCCAAAGAACCTTTGATATTTAATTTAACCTGTTTTAAGCCTAATGCCGATGCCTCGTTAGCAATTGAGCTTTTTGCCGGTGATGCAACAATATTAGAAAAATCAGAACCCTGCATAGCTGAAGCAATATCCAACATTGCCTTTTCAGCGCCACCAAAACTATTTGAACAGTATATGTGCAAAATATTAATCATAAAATAAAAAACCCGGAGCCGCTTGGCCACCGGGAACTTACTAAAACATATTTAAGAACAAACTTTGTATATGCAATATGCAATTTAACTTACCCCTTGCCAACTACCGTTTACACTTAATGGCAGTTCTGCGGGTTTAACTAAAAATACATTTTAAAGGAACGCTAAATTGCCACTTGTAAAATAAAACGGGGATGACGGGATTTCTCTTCCCCCGTCCCGCATAGCGGGACTCCTCCATCGCCTGCCGCCCTCGCTCCTCCTGCCTCTGGCAGCGCTTCGGGTCGGCTTCAAATCCCTATTGAAAATAAAACGGGGATGACGGGATTTGAACCCGTGATCTCTGCCTTGACAGGGCAGCGTGTTAACCAGGCTACACCACATCCCCAACTTACTGCTATATTATTCTAAAACGGATAAGAAGATATACATTGTGTTTCACCCTGCGGGTGATGACCCGTAGGGTCAAACCAGGCTACACCACATCCCCAAATATTCTTTTTACCTTTTGTCATCCCGCAATGACACCTGAAAAAGGCCTGTCATTGCGAATCCCGAAAGGGTGAAGCAATCTCGTCTTAACTGTTAGATTGCTTCGTCGCTACTGCTCCTCGCAATGACACTGGACTTCCGATTACCCGCCTTTGGCGAGGTCGAAATGACACATATGTTCTTTTTATCTTTTTGCTTTTAAGAAGGTATACATAATACACAAAATTGTGTTTCACCCTGCGGGTGATGACCCGTAGGGTCAAACCAGGCTACACCGCATCTTTAAATTTTTGGCAGTATACAAGATTTCTGTCGGAAGTGTCAAATTTTGCTTGTCATTCCCGTGAAAACGGGAATCCGTTCAATATTAAGACATTTGAGGGTAAATTCCATTTGAGAACCGAGACGAAAGAGATGGAGACATTTTCGACACAAAAATTGCAGCGAATGGTTATTCCATTCGTAAGAGTTTTGCGGAAAAAAATGTCCCATATCTTTTGACGAATTCCAAATCCTATTGCAAAATTCGGGTTCAAGTCAAACACTCAAAATGAGTGCCTATTTTTTCCCCGAGTGCAACTTTTGAAATTATACCCTTAATTCTGCCATTTGCAATTACTGTTTTAATACCTGAAGCGATTGCAATTTTTGCGGCTTTAATTTTTGTTGACATCCCGCCGGTACCCTTGCCACTTGACGACTTGATAGAAGCATAACTCTCGTGTTCTCGTGTTATTTTATTTACGCTACAAATTAACTCGCTTTCCCCCGGAACTCCTTTGTAAAGCCCATCAACATCTGTAAGCAATAACAATAAAGACGCACCAACACATACGCAAACATTCGCCGCTAATGTATCGTTATCTCCAAAGTTTATCTCTTCAACAGCGACGGTATCATTTTCATTTATAATAGCTACGGCCTTCATTGCCATCAATTCAAGCAATGTGTTGCGGGCGTTTGTGAGTGTATGACGCTCATCAAAATCACGCTTTGTTACAAGCACTTGAGCAACAGGAATTTTATATTTTAAA is part of the Endomicrobiales bacterium genome and encodes:
- a CDS encoding glycosyltransferase family 2 protein: MENNKITVVIVAKNSGVVLFECLQALNENDDATKPENSQWVIVDNASTDGSIERACEKFPFINVIKNTENMGFAFAANQGVRFAKNKLILFLNTDAQIMQGSISVLRQALFASQKNAVAGPRLVRSNGTIQKSVYPEPTVLTELLKPFVKLYVSFKEMFYRPGKIYRVSSLRGACFLARKDALFTAGLLDERFFFYLEETDLFRQLKAKGFFITYVPSSRVVHLGGKGSTTSNFDKAKMFKISLLKYFQKNRSWFENVIIKFYLRLGDKSK
- a CDS encoding O-antigen ligase family protein, whose product is MQIKKFFPPLWRGLARAIGAKRTLFSKISNLIFAIGMPISQVWGYGAVFIGLTSWPSHARELLKNKVFIAVLVFVLYGFIRSIFSPDSALGFNLSAAYFMHWLLPFALGFTVINEELIKKYILIYFSVFFAIVFVSVLAYFGLFWKNFGSFYFVEEGLLKGLRHHIGLAALCLSFSLIALSVGFFCSTFSKLKRVLFVIAGIFLIFAVFLSGSRGYYLAVAAILPAFVFFLCIKSGKIWRSIGVLCVVAIIFCLVYFYSGLVSSRVKSAAAFSDTNVTERIDLYHIAMLEIKDRPVFGFGLGVPQRSAKYFDMVGKKDLLNADGKYRHSHLHSFYLTLLAEEGFVGFVIFLGLIFLIFSGCIKVIKFSNNSFKVAFSIGVMFAFAGVLVGDMFDAHLRGPGVAMDLFWLFGLMLGRENSGK
- a CDS encoding glycosyltransferase translates to MINILHIYCSNSFGGAEKAMLDIASAMQGSDFSNIVASPAKSSIANEASALGLKQVKLNIKGSLDIFGISKLVFLVFALKINILHAHQGKVFWPCIFVKWFSFGRIKVIFHRHTQGRHKILGRFLYSFPDKVIAVSKSVAQLLRSEHNVSNSKLDVVYGWVDESKFNPNVSCENIKEKLNISACKVIGTVGAINKPKGKGQEILIRAAAVLRNDFPNIRYLIVGDGDLRTELQELTSKLGLDKIVIFTGFKSNVEKYICAMDIFCLLSWDSEAFGRVTLEAQAMGKPVIATSIGGIPETVWGGNTGFIIAPLNVFELAEKLKLLLSDHSLYNNMAKAAPGFVSKTFNKENAIKQLGNIYKELKCK
- the proB gene encoding glutamate 5-kinase, which produces MKIVVKIGTNLLTQNNGSVNKKLIGAIARDIVSIMKKGHSVIIVTSGAIGAGMGRVGIAKRPSVLKEKQALAAIGQPILMSIYERVFLKYKIPVAQVLVTKRDFDERHTLTNARNTLLELMAMKAVAIINENDTVAVEEINFGDNDTLAANVCVCVGASLLLLLTDVDGLYKGVPGESELICSVNKITREHESYASIKSSSGKGTGGMSTKIKAAKIAIASGIKTVIANGRIKGIISKVALGEKIGTHFECLT